A region of the Methylomagnum ishizawai genome:
ACCCGTTGGCAGATGGGCGGCACCGAGCCGTTCATCGAGGCCGCGTTCCTGATGTACCGGGGTTTCGATGGCAAGACGGCGAACTTCGGGGATATCGCCTTGGCCGCGCAATCCGCCGATGTCACCAAGATATCGGTCTACGCCAGCGTGGATTTCAGCGTGGCGGGCCGTTCGGTGTTCGTGGCGATCAACCGCAGCGACAAGGCCCAGGACGTGGGCTTGCAAGGCTTGCCGAACCAGGGCACAGCGCGTGTCTACCGGCTGGCCGGTACCGCGACCCAGCCCGTGTATATGGGGTCGGTCCCGGTGACCAAAACCCACTGGGTGGTGGCCCTGCCGCCGATGAGTGTGTCCACCATCGAAATCCGCTGAGGCTGGTGCTTTAACCGGACATGGAAACGCCCGTGGGATGTGCCGACGCACATCCCACGGGCGTTCTGGTCTCTCAGGCCAAGCTGGGCAATCGGGGTTTCTTCGCCACGTTGTCCCGCAGGTAAATAGGCTGGGCCTGCTCCACCGGCACCGCCGCGCCCGCCTGGAAAGCCGCGGCCCCCAAGCGGGCGACGACCCCGGCACGGGGGAACCGCCCTTCCAACACGGTCAGCACCCGCCCGCCCAGGCGCTCCCCCAATACGGCACCATAGGTCGCCCAACCACTCCCGGTCGCTACGCCCCGGACCGCCTCGGGAAACGGCGCTTGCTCCGCCGGAAGCACGGCTTCCTCCCCCAGCAATTCGGCCCAGCCCGCCCCACCCCGCCGGTACACGCCCCAATAGACTTCCCCCATCCGGGCATCGATGCAGGGAAAGGCGGTGTCCAGCCCGGTCTCGGCCAGCGCCGCCTCGGCCAAGGCCGCCAAGGTCGAAACCGGCACCACCAGCAAATCCGCCCCGAAAGCGATGCCCTGCGCCACCCCCGCCGCGATCCGCACCCCGGTGAACGAACCCGGCCCGCGCCCGAAAGCCAGGGCGTCGAGTTGCCCGACGACCAGCCCCGCTTCCGCCAACAGCTCGTCCACCATGGGTAGGATCAGGCTGTTGTGCAGGCGCGGGGCCAGTTGGTAACGCTCAATGATGTGGTCCCCCACCAGCAAGGCGGCGGAACAGGCTTCGGTGGCGGTTTCGATGGCGAGTAGGTTCATGGTCGGTGTCGTCAAATCTGGGCGAAAAAGCGTTCCACATCGGCCAGGGCGCGGCTCCTGGGCATGTCCGGGAGGCTATCCAGGAACGAATCGCCATAGGAACGGCCCACGAGGCGCGGATCGCACAGCACCAGCACGCCCCGGTCGGTCTGGTTGCGGATCAAGCGGCCCACGCCCTGCTTCAAAGCCAGGATGGCCGTGGGCAATTGATAGGACATGAAGGGATTCACCCCGGTTTTCTTCAGGCTTTCCAAACGGGCGCCCAACACCGGATCGCCGGGCGAGGCGAACGGCAATTTGTCGATGATGACACAGGACAAGGCCGGGCCTTGCACATCCACCCCTTCCCAAAAGCTGGCCGTTCCCAGCAAGACACCATTGCCCGCCCGCTTGAACGCTTCCAGCAAGGTCGATTTGGGTTGGCTGCCCTGGATGAATAAGGGATAGTCCAGGTGTTCGGGCAGGAGCTTGGCGGCTTCTAGCAAGGCTTGGTGCGAAGTGAACAACAAGAACGCCCGGCCCCGGCTGGCCCGCAACACCGGCACGGCGGCACCGACCACGGCCTGGGTATAGCCCTGGGTGCCCGGATCGGGCAGGCCGGGCGGCAGGTATAGCAGTGATTGGCGTTGATAGTCGAACGGGCTGTCCCAAGCCTTGCATTCGGCTTCCTGGAGTCCGCATTGGTTGATGAAATGCCCGAAGTCGCCACCCACGGTCAGGGTGGCCGAGGCGAACACCCAGGCGGCTTGGCTGTGCTGGCGGAATTTGCCGAATTCGTTGGCGACGGTCAACGGCGTGCGGTTCAGGCTGAAGGCGCGTTTGCGGGTCTCGAACCAGCGCACGGTGTCGCCGATGTCGGTGTCCTCGTTATCGTCGAGGAAAGCGTAGAGCCGGGAGCCGATCTCGAAACAGCGTTTGTAGCAGGATTCCAAACCCTTGCCGCGCACTGCCAAAGGCTTGAGCAATTCGACCAACCGGCCCAATTGCACGAACAGGCCGCCGATGATCTCCTTGACCAAGGGATCGTCCGCCACCCGGTGCCAAGCTTCGCGGCGGGTGGTTTCCACCCCCAGCGCCAACCGCAAATCCTCGGTTTGGCGGTGCAGCCAATCGGCCTCGTCTTGCAACTCGGGCACGTCGCGGGCGTCCTTGACCCACTCGGCGGTGATATCGTCGGCCAGTTCGGTGAATTGGCGCGAAGTCACGCTCAACCCGAGGAACTGGGTGGACGACTCCAGGAATTGATGGGCCTCGTCCACCACGATGGCCTGGACATTCGGCAGGAGTTCGCCGAAGCCATCGTTCCTCAGGGTCCAATCCGCCCATAGCAAATGATGGTTGACGACCACCACATCGGCTTCCAGCGCGGCGCGGCGGGCCTTGACCAGATGGCATTCCGCATATTGGGGACATTCCGAACCCAGGCAATTGTCCACGGTGGAGGTCGCCGCCGCCCACAGCGGCGAGGATTCCGGCACGTCGACCGCCTCGGCGATGTCGCCGGTCTGGGTGTGCTTGGCCCAGCGGCGGATGGCTTCCAGCGTGGCGGCGTCGGTCGGGCTATAACCGCTCTTGAAGCCCAGGGTGGTTTGCAATCGGTAGATGCACAGGTAATTGGCGCGGCCCTTCAACAGCACGGCCTGGAACGGCAGGCCCAGGGCGTGCCGGACTAAGGGCAAGTCCTTGCGGTAAAGCTGGTCCTGCAAGGTCTTGGTGGCGGTGGAGACGATGACTTTCTTGCCGGACAGGAGGACCGGAATCAGATAGGCCAGGGTTTTGCCGGTGCCGGTGCCGGCTTCGGCCACGAGGTTGCCGCCCCGTTCCAAGGTCGCCGCGACGGCCTCGGCCATTTCTAGCTGGGCCGGGCGGGACTCGAAACCCTGCAAGCGCCGCATCAACAGGCCATCGGGGCCAAATAAAGTGTGGAGGTCGTGCATCGCTACTGCCCCGCTTTGCGTAGCGCCTCGTCCGCGCCCGCCGTGTCGCCCCGCAAGCGCCGGGCTTCGGCGATGAGGGACCAGTTGGCGCTGATCAG
Encoded here:
- the tsaB gene encoding tRNA (adenosine(37)-N6)-threonylcarbamoyltransferase complex dimerization subunit type 1 TsaB, whose product is MNLLAIETATEACSAALLVGDHIIERYQLAPRLHNSLILPMVDELLAEAGLVVGQLDALAFGRGPGSFTGVRIAAGVAQGIAFGADLLVVPVSTLAALAEAALAETGLDTAFPCIDARMGEVYWGVYRRGGAGWAELLGEEAVLPAEQAPFPEAVRGVATGSGWATYGAVLGERLGGRVLTVLEGRFPRAGVVARLGAAAFQAGAAVPVEQAQPIYLRDNVAKKPRLPSLA
- a CDS encoding ATP-dependent DNA helicase, producing MHDLHTLFGPDGLLMRRLQGFESRPAQLEMAEAVAATLERGGNLVAEAGTGTGKTLAYLIPVLLSGKKVIVSTATKTLQDQLYRKDLPLVRHALGLPFQAVLLKGRANYLCIYRLQTTLGFKSGYSPTDAATLEAIRRWAKHTQTGDIAEAVDVPESSPLWAAATSTVDNCLGSECPQYAECHLVKARRAALEADVVVVNHHLLWADWTLRNDGFGELLPNVQAIVVDEAHQFLESSTQFLGLSVTSRQFTELADDITAEWVKDARDVPELQDEADWLHRQTEDLRLALGVETTRREAWHRVADDPLVKEIIGGLFVQLGRLVELLKPLAVRGKGLESCYKRCFEIGSRLYAFLDDNEDTDIGDTVRWFETRKRAFSLNRTPLTVANEFGKFRQHSQAAWVFASATLTVGGDFGHFINQCGLQEAECKAWDSPFDYQRQSLLYLPPGLPDPGTQGYTQAVVGAAVPVLRASRGRAFLLFTSHQALLEAAKLLPEHLDYPLFIQGSQPKSTLLEAFKRAGNGVLLGTASFWEGVDVQGPALSCVIIDKLPFASPGDPVLGARLESLKKTGVNPFMSYQLPTAILALKQGVGRLIRNQTDRGVLVLCDPRLVGRSYGDSFLDSLPDMPRSRALADVERFFAQI